The following proteins are co-located in the Macadamia integrifolia cultivar HAES 741 chromosome 3, SCU_Mint_v3, whole genome shotgun sequence genome:
- the LOC122072577 gene encoding UPF0481 protein At3g47200-like: MAHGIDIQEDIIVCGASSSAAKKEEESPAQVDHVVELIEQKLDKVPSSPADCSIYRVPKTLVDEKPEAYIPHMVSIGPFHHGQQHLQPTEARKMHYFKMFLSRQEPQAAALSDYVKAVRDLEKRAYQCYPDMKVDERDNFVMMMVVDGCFILELLYSYSFFEATSNYKWGYLVTLDLILLENQLPMFVLEALYQVFISGGDSSHQQEQAATADHTWTQLYGLIFSCFVPNILCMLLGDEDASNYLDRAYIQRSKPSKDKPKHLLDFVRRFLIPPPSTNSFRQLWETKDEKKRCLYSVAACTPQLCLRDRTEEDNSLLIMKDIRERVRCATELEKASVKFEKNKNATSLSDIKFENGVLKIPGIVIGHGGELILRNLVAYEQYTNDYYSDITEYADFMDGLIDSREDVELLQNNGIIVTMLGDPTEVARLFNNLLKDIAVPLYYTVPVRRKLEEYYNTRCHKWKASLMRNYFSNPWTFISIVAAIILLGLTVTQTIYSALAYYHH; this comes from the coding sequence ATGGCCCATGGTATTGATATCCAAGAAGATATTATTGTTTGTGGAGCTTCTTCTAGTGCTgccaaaaaggaagaagaaagtccTGCTCAAGTTGATCACGTGGTGGAATTAATAGAACAAAAACTAGACAAGGTGCCTTCCTCGCCAGCAGATTGTAGTATATACCGAGTACCTAAGACCTTGGTGGATGAAAAGCCAGAAGCCTACATACCTCACATGGTCTCCATTGGCCCTTTCCACCATGGTCAACAACACTTACAACCCACGGAAGCACGTAAGATGCACTACTTCAAAATGTTTTTAAGCCGACAAGAACCTCAAGCAGCAGCCTTATCTGATTACGTTAAAGCCGTGAGAGATTTGGAAAAAAGAGCCTATCAATGTTATCCAGATATGAAAGTTGATGAAAGAGACAACTttgtgatgatgatggtggtggatgGTTGTTTCATACTTGAACTCTTATATTCATACTCATTCTTTGAAGCTACGTCTAATTACAAGTGGGGTTATCTGGTTACACTGGATCTGATTTTGCTTGAAAACCAGCTTCCAATGTTTGTTCTTGAGGCATTATACCAAGTATTCATTTCTGGGGGCGATTCTTCTCATCAACAAGAACAAGCCGCAACAGCTGATCATACATGGACCCAACTCTATGGTctcattttttcttgttttgtacCTAATATTTTATGTATGCTTCTCGGCGACGAGGATGCATCCAATTACCTTGATCGTGCTTACATTCAGCGATCAAAACCTTCAAAAGACAAGCCAAAGCATTTGCTTGATTTTGTAAGACGATTCCTCATCCCACCACCCTCTACAAACAGTTTTAGGCAGCTGTGGGAGactaaagatgaaaagaaaaggtgTTTGTACTCTGTGGCAGCATGCACCCCCCAATTGTGCCTAAGGGATCGTACAGAGGAAGATAATTCTTTACTGATAATGAAAGATATTCGCGAACGTGTCCGATGTGCAACAGAGCTCGAGAAGGCCAGTGTCAAGTTTGAGAAGAACAAGAATGCGACAAGCTTATCAGACATCAAATTCGAAAACGGAGTTTTGAAAATCCCAGGTATAGTAATTGGCCATGGAGGAGAGCTTATCCTCCGAAACCTAGTCGCCTACGAGCAATACACTAATGACTACTATAGTGATATTACAGAGTATGCAGACTTCATGGATGGTCTCATCGATTCTCGAGAGGATGTAGAATTGCTGCAGAACAATGGAATTATTGTGACCATGCTCGGGGACCCAACTGAGGTGGCTCGATTATTTAACAATCTTCTTAAAGATATTGCAGTACCTCTTTATTATACAGTCCCTGTACGCCGTAAATTGGAGGAGTATTATAATACACGATGCCACAAATGGAAGGCAAGCTTGATGCGTAACTATTTCAGTAATCCATGGACATTCATATCAATTGTTGCTGCCATAATTCTCCTTGGCTTGACTGTCACACAGACCATTTATTCTGCCTTAGCTTATTATCATCATTAG